Within Bradymonas sediminis, the genomic segment GGGGCGACAGGTCGCGTAGACCCGGCGCAGTTGGAATGCATCCGATGCCCAGTCCAACAAGGCCTGGGCCGCCTCGGTTGTGAGGCCACGGCCCCAGAATTCGCGGTTCATGCAGAAACCGATGGAAGCATCGCCCAGCGTTGACTTCCCGAGTTCCATTCCAACGGTGCCAATAACTCGCTGTGAGTCGCGATGTTCGATGGCGAGCGATATGGTCTGCAGTGGGATGGCCTGCGCGTCTGCGATGGCCTCTTGGATGAACGCCCGAGTGTCGTCGATGGTGTTCGGTCCCCAGTCGGTAAAACGGGTGACCACGGGGTCAGATGCGTAGGCGTGGGCGTCTTCAATGTCTTCGGGCCGGAAGCGGCGAAGCTGGAGGCGTTTGGTCCGGATTCGTAGCGGTTTCATGACTGAAATAAACCTGTGTAGAGAATTGAGACTTAGATCGCTGACGGCATCATGGGTCCCTCCACGGCCAAATCATAGAGCAACTCCGACTCGACGCGCTCGCCGAGGGCATCGCGAAGCACCGCGCGGTGCTCCAGGTCGATCGGCAAGGTCGACTCACGATAGGCCTGTCGCGCTTTCTCGAGGTCTTCGGCTTCGACCGCGTACACGAAGATATATCCCTCGCCGTCCTCTAAGAGCCACGCCTTCTCGTGGCGAACACCTTCCTGCTCGAAGGACTCGACGACATCTTCTTGGCGCAGCTTTAGCTAGCGCATCCACGCGCGCAGCTTGTCGACTTTGCCTGGTTTGACTCGTTTGAATGATAGTTGAAGCATTGCTCCTCCGGGGGAAGTGAAAGCCGAAGATATTTATGTTGTGGAGTGCTCTGGACTGTACGATTCGCTCAACAAAAACCCCATAAAATACTCATCGACGAACTTCCCGTCGACGCGCAGGGCGTTGCGTTGTGTTCCCTCGATTTGAAACCCACACTTTTGATAGAGGCCAACGGCGCGCTCGTTGTTGCAGTTGACGGTTAACTCCAGCCGGGTTCCGTTTCGGTCGCGCAGCCAGCTAATCGCCGCCTCGATCAGGAGCGTGCCAAGCCCGCGGCCCCAATGGGCACGCGTGATCCCCAGACTGAGGCTCGCTTTGTGCCGATCCCGATTGAAGTTGCCACCTCTAATATCGAGAAAGCCCACGATGACGCCGTCTGCGTGGGCAACGAAAATATCGCGCGAATCGGACTCCACGCAACCCTTGAGCCACTGCTTTTGCGCGTCAAGGTCCTCGCGAAGTTCGTCCGGTTCGAGGAGCAAGAAGTGGGTCTCCTCGGCGAGGGTTTTGTGCAAGGCGGTGAAGCCGGCGGCGTCCTCAACTTGGATCTTACGCAGTGTGAGCGGGGTCATGGTGTGGCTCGTTGGTTGAGAAAATTGAGCGTCAACATATATATGTGCTGTACCCGCGGTCCGTGCTGGCCGAGCGCTATTCTGGATATTTCGCGCTCTCGATATGCGGTGTGTCGAAGTCGCTGCGCCGAAACTCGTACATCACTGTCGAACAGGCCACCGGTATGTTGAGACTAGCTACCGGACCCTGTTGGGGTATTGTTATGACGTGCGCACATCGCGCGAGAAGTTCTTTCGGCAAACCCTGGCCCTCGTGTCCGACGATGATGGCAGGGCGTGTCGGAAAACTGAAGTTGGCCAAGAACAGCGGCGGGTTGGCAATTTCGATGGCGATGGGGGTGTAATCGTTTTCAATGCACCAATCGAAAAATGCGTCGTCGTTCGGGATGTGCACAATGTCGCGATGCTGCTCAAGGTTGCGAGAATAGCGCGAAGTGCTCTTTCGAAAGGTCCAGGGCTCGTCGTGGCCGACAAAGAGTAGCGGGCCACCGCCGTAGGCAACATGGCTACGAATAATCTGGCCAACGTTGCGGGGTCCTTTTAGGTTGTGCAAAACAGTGGCGAACATGGTGTTTCCATTATATATGGTTGTATTTGCGGCAGTACGTCCCATCAAAGTCGGCAACCTTTCGATTTGCTCAACATATTTGACAATCGCCTCCTCGATTCCGAACAAAGCTGGTAGGTTTCGTAGAATTTTCTCGCATGAAGCTACTTGCACGGCTCCCCAAAAAAACCAAATTCAGCGTTCATAGTCATCATCAATACGAGGCATAGACCTAGCGAGGCGCATCCGACCGCTCCCGCCGCAACACCGAATAAACCTCCATATCATGCAGCTTGCCGTTGTGTTTGGCAGATTCTCGCAGGGTGCCTTCGTAGGAAAAGCCGAGCCGCTTTGCGACGGCACTGCTTCGCGTGTTCTCGGGCTGGCACTTAATGACGATGCGGTTGAGCTTGAGCGTGTCGAATGCGTACGAGATAAGCGCCCGGCAACTACGTGTTATGATGCCGCGCCCCTCATAGTCGGCGCCGAGCCAATAGCCGATCTCACCGCTGCCAATATTCCAGTCGATCCGGGAAATGCCGAGTGTGCCGGCGATATTGCCGTCGCACCACACGCTTGTCAGAACGGCCTCATTATCGGCATAACCACGCCGGACGCCTTTGATAAACTTGAGGGTGTCGTCAACGTTTTGGGTGTGTTCCACCCACGGAAACCAGCGCCCCAGGTGGGCGCGGTTGCGGTCGGTCAGCGCGAATAGTTCTTCGGCGTGGTGTTCCTCGTGAAGGCGAAGCTCAATTTTCTCGTCGATCGTGAACGCGAACATGATCTTGGCTCCTTGGATGGGCAACGAAACAAGAATTAGGCTAGTTTCGGGAATCTATCCGATCGACGTGACCCTCTGCAAACACGGATTGGCCAACGGCGGGTTGTTGTTCTGCCAGGTCTAGAGGACGTGGCTCCGGTGGGCGATTCGACGCATAGTCACAAGAAACACAAAACCCGCTAACTCATTGAGAGTTAACGGGTTTTTTAAGTCGGAGCGGCCGGATTTGAACCGACGACCCCTTGCACCCCATGCAAGTGCGCTACCAAGCTGCGCCACGCTCCGAGTTGTGTCCTTCTGGAAACCAGCTCCGTCAGGGAGGCGTTATGTAGCCCGGGGTGATGGGGCTGTCAAGCAGTTTTTATGTATTTGGCCAATTCATTGCAATTATTTTTCAAAACGCCGCAAAACACGGCGTGTTCTACTCGAGCGCGCGAGATGATAGGGTGTTCGGACACTATATAAACCCCCAGGAGGATCGTCATGACCGAGAAGATCTGGCCGCAGTTTAGCGAGGAGCATGATCAATTTCGCGCGCTGGTGCGTCGCTTCGCCGAGAACGAGCTCGCGCCGCATGCTGAGGAGTGGGAGGCGGCGAGGTTTTTCCCCAATGAGGTGTTTCGCCAGATGGGGGAGTTGGGGCTATTGGGCGGGCGCTACGCGGAGGATGTCGGCGGCATCGGCGGGGATATCTGGCATACGGCGGTGCTGGCCGAGGAGTTGCCGCGCTGCCGGATGGCCGGGCTAACGATGGGGGTGTTGGTGCAGAGTGATATGGCGACCCCGATCATCGCGGAGGTCGGCACCGCCGAGCAACAGCAGGAGTTCCTGGCGCCGGCGGTGCGCGGCGAGAAGATCGCGGCGCTGGGGGTGTCGGAGCCGGGGGCGGGCAGCG encodes:
- a CDS encoding GNAT family N-acetyltransferase → MKPLRIRTKRLQLRRFRPEDIEDAHAYASDPVVTRFTDWGPNTIDDTRAFIQEAIADAQAIPLQTISLAIEHRDSQRVIGTVGMELGKSTLGDASIGFCMNREFWGRGLTTEAAQALLDWASDAFQLRRVYATCRPDNQASARVLEKLGMKCEGRLLRNVQVDGEWCDSLLYAAVLSN
- a CDS encoding DUF6176 family protein, with translation MRQEDVVESFEQEGVRHEKAWLLEDGEGYIFVYAVEAEDLEKARQAYRESTLPIDLEHRAVLRDALGERVESELLYDLAVEGPMMPSAI
- a CDS encoding GNAT family N-acetyltransferase, with the translated sequence MTPLTLRKIQVEDAAGFTALHKTLAEETHFLLLEPDELREDLDAQKQWLKGCVESDSRDIFVAHADGVIVGFLDIRGGNFNRDRHKASLSLGITRAHWGRGLGTLLIEAAISWLRDRNGTRLELTVNCNNERAVGLYQKCGFQIEGTQRNALRVDGKFVDEYFMGFLLSESYSPEHSTT
- a CDS encoding RNA methyltransferase produces the protein MFATVLHNLKGPRNVGQIIRSHVAYGGGPLLFVGHDEPWTFRKSTSRYSRNLEQHRDIVHIPNDDAFFDWCIENDYTPIAIEIANPPLFLANFSFPTRPAIIVGHEGQGLPKELLARCAHVITIPQQGPVASLNIPVACSTVMYEFRRSDFDTPHIESAKYPE
- a CDS encoding GNAT family N-acetyltransferase, which encodes MFAFTIDEKIELRLHEEHHAEELFALTDRNRAHLGRWFPWVEHTQNVDDTLKFIKGVRRGYADNEAVLTSVWCDGNIAGTLGISRIDWNIGSGEIGYWLGADYEGRGIITRSCRALISYAFDTLKLNRIVIKCQPENTRSSAVAKRLGFSYEGTLRESAKHNGKLHDMEVYSVLRRERSDAPR